From the genome of Polyangiaceae bacterium, one region includes:
- a CDS encoding HAD-IIIA family hydrolase: MTGRPGIIVDRDGTLIDFVRDEELGAVVSAFHPSHVRFFPGVVEGLRALQDAGFVLAMATNQPGAAKGQVSLAAITRTNEAVVERLAEHGIRIEAVEVCLHHNEGGPGGDPSLVQQCACRKPHPGMLLALVQKLGLDPARSWMIGDAAVDVLAARGAGLFAGLIFDVGRCEMCPVRSGFDDIPLIRPDASASRMDGLARVILQRAA, encoded by the coding sequence GTGACCGGACGCCCCGGCATCATCGTCGACCGCGACGGCACACTCATCGACTTCGTGCGCGACGAGGAGCTTGGCGCCGTCGTCAGCGCGTTTCATCCGAGCCACGTGCGCTTTTTCCCCGGCGTCGTCGAAGGCCTTCGAGCATTGCAGGATGCAGGGTTCGTCCTCGCCATGGCCACCAACCAGCCCGGTGCAGCCAAGGGCCAAGTTTCCCTCGCTGCCATTACCCGGACAAACGAAGCCGTCGTCGAGCGCCTTGCCGAACATGGCATTCGCATCGAAGCCGTGGAAGTCTGCTTGCATCACAACGAGGGCGGCCCTGGCGGCGATCCGTCGCTCGTCCAGCAATGTGCTTGCCGCAAACCGCATCCAGGAATGCTCTTGGCGCTCGTGCAAAAGCTTGGCCTCGATCCTGCGCGCAGTTGGATGATTGGCGACGCCGCGGTCGATGTCCTCGCAGCGCGCGGCGCCGGCCTGTTCGCGGGCCTGATTTTCGATGTCGGGCGATGCGAAATGTGCCCCGTCCGCTCGGGTTTCGACGACATTCCGCTCATTCGCCCCGACGCATCCGCCAGCCGCATGGATGGCCTTGCGCGCGTCATTTTGCAGCGGGCTGCTTGA
- a CDS encoding Uma2 family endonuclease yields MTQLAQDRSFRIAQHRSSYPADWYIEDDEPVSQSIEHQARERRMQSSLLAWKARIGRDDLVIGCELACRWDESHPGVGVDPDVFVVEEPPRDAHGDVRSLRTWERGHRPPLLAIEIVSYSRPKKDYSQSPEKHNLLGTTELWVFDPELHGHSKEQPPVRLQMFQRETNAELVQTYAGDGPVRSEVLDAWVSVVDNDLVISNDREGKDRWLTLEEEAQQRANEALQRADEEARRADEAAKRADEAAKRADEAARRAENERIEKENALARIAQLEALLAQRK; encoded by the coding sequence ATGACTCAGTTGGCGCAGGACCGTAGTTTTAGAATTGCGCAACATCGCTCGTCGTATCCTGCCGACTGGTATATCGAGGATGACGAACCCGTGTCGCAGTCAATCGAACACCAGGCGCGTGAGAGACGCATGCAGAGCTCATTGCTCGCGTGGAAAGCTCGCATCGGTCGCGACGATCTCGTGATAGGGTGTGAGCTAGCGTGCCGATGGGACGAGAGCCATCCGGGCGTTGGGGTGGATCCCGACGTGTTCGTGGTGGAAGAGCCGCCGCGGGACGCACATGGGGACGTGCGTAGCCTCCGCACGTGGGAGCGGGGCCATCGTCCGCCGCTGCTCGCCATTGAAATCGTGAGTTATTCACGTCCCAAGAAAGATTATTCACAATCCCCCGAGAAGCACAATCTATTGGGGACGACTGAATTGTGGGTATTCGATCCGGAGCTACACGGGCATTCGAAAGAACAGCCGCCGGTGCGACTGCAAATGTTCCAGCGGGAAACGAACGCCGAGCTGGTGCAGACGTACGCAGGCGACGGGCCGGTGCGCTCGGAGGTGCTCGATGCGTGGGTATCGGTCGTGGACAATGACCTCGTCATATCGAATGACCGCGAGGGGAAGGATCGATGGTTGACGCTGGAAGAGGAAGCTCAGCAACGCGCGAACGAAGCCTTGCAACGCGCAGACGAAGAAGCAAGGCGCGCAGACGAAGCAGCGAAGCGCGCAGACGAAGCAGCGAAGCGCGCAGATGAAGCAGCGAGGCGCGCAGAAAATGAACGAATCGAAAAAGAAAATGCGCTCGCACGCATCGCGCAGCTCGAAGCGCTGCTCGCCCAACGAAAGTAG
- a CDS encoding transaldolase, whose translation MLFLDSSDPREIKDIFAWGVVQGVTTNPLILAREAGNVDLEERIRAVIEVSKGPVSVELTSETESAMMEEALRYHAWAPARIVIKVPFSEMGLRVTHALATRSIATNVTCLMNFNQAYLAALAGGTFVSIFSGRVRDMGYDVRPIIAATRAQMDREKLAAQIIVGSVRHLMDVNEALEQGAHIVTVTPTILRKMLHNPKTDETIREFNAAWASRAK comes from the coding sequence ATGCTTTTCCTCGACAGCTCCGATCCTCGTGAAATCAAGGACATCTTCGCTTGGGGTGTCGTCCAAGGCGTCACGACCAACCCGCTCATCCTCGCGCGCGAAGCCGGCAACGTCGACCTCGAAGAACGCATCCGCGCCGTCATCGAAGTGTCCAAAGGCCCTGTCTCCGTCGAGCTCACGAGCGAAACGGAAAGCGCGATGATGGAAGAAGCCCTGCGCTACCACGCGTGGGCGCCAGCGCGCATCGTCATCAAGGTTCCCTTCAGCGAGATGGGCCTCCGCGTCACGCATGCTCTCGCTACGCGGAGCATCGCCACCAACGTCACTTGCTTGATGAATTTCAACCAAGCGTACTTGGCCGCGCTCGCGGGCGGAACCTTCGTCTCCATCTTCAGCGGTCGCGTGCGTGACATGGGCTACGACGTGCGACCCATCATCGCCGCAACCCGCGCGCAGATGGACCGCGAAAAACTCGCAGCTCAAATCATCGTCGGCTCCGTACGGCACTTGATGGACGTGAACGAAGCGCTCGAGCAGGGCGCGCACATCGTGACCGTGACCCCCACGATCCTCCGAAAAATGCTCCACAATCCGAAAACCGACGAGACCATTCGCGAGTTCAACGCCGCGTGGGCAAGTCGTGCTAAGTAG
- a CDS encoding methyltransferase domain-containing protein, with amino-acid sequence MTAELTQSLSASDIKYVVEEENVALVRAIGRPRSVLDVGCGVGLNGLAARRKGARVTGIEIVEATRARAKERLDEVLGIDITSDDAVRQGLSGRTFDLMLFADVLEHVPDPQSVLRRLLPFLEDDGHVIVSLPNVAAWPVRLDLMRGRFEYTKSGILDDTHLRFFTRETGQRMLEDAGLEVLRVEQNPMVVRAAKNLVLSATSSLGTTTEDPESLRKSLPYKLYQGLVRPVEDVVAARAPELLAFQHVYVARKPVRARKLRLTVGMLTMNEKESVAAMIGEIRRVAPDAQILCVDSSKDETPEIAARLGARVLRQVPPRGHGPAMELLMYNAAAQSDLLIYLDCDFTYPADYIPILRKMVEEEGIDVINCARTRTRPAAMPMPNYIANRAFAAMAHAMHGVPTCDVHSGMRAYRSSVIRAFDFDGEGDAIPIDTLLFPAKCGYRVVEMPIDYHERVGQSKLRKLAGTVWTMIRLVGALPVGSRGAPGYDVR; translated from the coding sequence GTGACCGCGGAGCTCACTCAGTCGCTCAGTGCAAGCGACATCAAATACGTCGTCGAAGAAGAGAACGTCGCGCTCGTGCGCGCCATCGGCCGCCCACGCTCGGTGCTCGACGTCGGCTGCGGCGTGGGCCTGAACGGGCTCGCGGCGCGTCGCAAAGGCGCTCGAGTGACCGGGATCGAGATTGTCGAGGCCACACGCGCCCGCGCAAAGGAACGCCTCGACGAGGTCCTCGGCATCGACATCACGAGCGACGACGCGGTTCGTCAAGGTCTGTCCGGACGAACATTCGACTTGATGCTCTTCGCCGACGTGCTGGAACACGTCCCTGATCCTCAGAGCGTCCTTCGGCGGCTTCTGCCGTTCCTCGAAGACGACGGTCACGTCATCGTGTCGTTGCCCAATGTTGCGGCGTGGCCCGTGCGGCTCGACCTGATGCGCGGGCGTTTCGAGTACACCAAGAGCGGGATCCTCGACGACACGCACCTGCGTTTTTTCACGCGTGAAACGGGCCAGCGAATGCTCGAAGACGCGGGCCTCGAAGTGCTCCGCGTCGAGCAGAACCCGATGGTCGTGCGCGCCGCCAAAAACCTCGTGCTTTCTGCAACGAGCTCGCTCGGGACGACCACCGAAGACCCCGAAAGCCTACGAAAATCCCTGCCCTATAAGCTGTACCAAGGCCTCGTGCGTCCCGTGGAAGACGTCGTCGCAGCGCGCGCACCGGAGCTATTGGCATTTCAGCACGTGTACGTCGCGCGAAAGCCGGTTCGAGCGCGGAAGCTGCGGCTCACCGTGGGCATGCTTACGATGAACGAAAAGGAAAGCGTTGCTGCAATGATTGGCGAAATTCGCCGAGTTGCTCCGGATGCGCAGATTCTATGTGTCGACAGTTCCAAGGACGAAACGCCTGAAATTGCGGCTCGTTTGGGAGCTCGCGTATTGCGGCAAGTTCCGCCGCGCGGACATGGGCCGGCGATGGAGCTATTGATGTACAACGCCGCCGCGCAAAGCGATCTGCTCATCTACCTCGATTGCGACTTCACGTACCCAGCGGACTACATTCCCATTTTGCGCAAGATGGTGGAGGAAGAAGGAATCGACGTCATCAATTGCGCGCGCACGCGCACCAGGCCCGCGGCAATGCCCATGCCAAACTACATTGCAAATCGTGCATTTGCGGCAATGGCGCATGCAATGCACGGCGTGCCGACGTGCGATGTGCACAGTGGCATGCGGGCATATCGTTCGAGCGTGATTCGAGCTTTCGATTTTGACGGCGAAGGCGATGCGATACCGATCGACACGCTACTTTTTCCTGCAAAATGTGGGTATCGCGTGGTGGAAATGCCCATCGATTATCACGAGCGCGTGGGCCAGTCGAAGCTCCGAAAGCTCGCTGGGACCGTGTGGACCATGATTCGCCTCGTGGGCGCATTGCCCGTCGGAAGCCGCGGCGCTCCGGGGTATGACGTGCGTTAG
- a CDS encoding serine/threonine protein kinase: MVEGELLTPNLRLVRPLGRAGSHVWVAHFSTLDREVAVKALDRPLARHSPQLHRFQREAEVAGHIKSAHVAQVLEHGVTATGLPYLVMELLEGEDLASRLKREGPMSLAEVGRLVFQVARGLGKAHLLGLVHRNLTPANVFLANAPDGGFDVKVLDVGLSSSSDLAMGGRVPTGAPADLAPPEYASPEQVFGVKDVDFRADLWAIAIVAYRALTGCTPFRATNPDAFAKAIDKAAFEPPSTIVPTLPPAIDAWFVKALQRDPAARFGGAKELADEFGRAAGIEHPDRLVRASFLPPMSVKPGRGALTSAAMLSGTGSATTEAVTVIGANRKNRTSSALLIAILAVIGIGTVIAGLSLMNH, from the coding sequence ATGGTGGAAGGCGAGCTGCTCACGCCAAATTTGCGTCTGGTGCGTCCTCTCGGGCGCGCGGGGTCGCACGTGTGGGTGGCGCACTTTTCCACGCTCGACCGGGAAGTTGCGGTCAAGGCGCTCGATCGACCGCTCGCACGCCATTCACCGCAGCTTCATCGGTTTCAGCGCGAGGCGGAAGTTGCCGGGCACATCAAGAGCGCGCATGTCGCGCAGGTGCTCGAGCATGGCGTGACCGCGACGGGTCTGCCGTATCTCGTGATGGAACTGCTCGAAGGCGAGGACTTGGCGAGTCGATTGAAGCGTGAAGGTCCAATGTCGCTCGCCGAGGTGGGGCGATTGGTTTTTCAAGTTGCGCGAGGGCTTGGCAAGGCACATTTGCTCGGGCTGGTCCACCGGAACTTGACGCCGGCGAATGTATTTCTCGCCAATGCACCCGACGGAGGGTTCGACGTAAAAGTGCTCGATGTGGGCTTGTCGAGCAGCTCGGATTTGGCCATGGGAGGGCGGGTGCCGACGGGGGCTCCTGCGGACTTGGCGCCTCCCGAGTATGCGAGCCCCGAACAGGTTTTCGGGGTGAAAGATGTGGATTTCCGGGCAGATTTGTGGGCGATTGCCATTGTTGCGTATCGCGCTCTGACGGGGTGCACGCCATTTCGAGCGACGAACCCGGACGCATTCGCAAAGGCGATCGACAAGGCGGCATTCGAACCGCCTTCGACCATCGTGCCGACTTTGCCTCCGGCGATCGATGCGTGGTTCGTGAAGGCGCTGCAGCGCGATCCGGCAGCTCGGTTTGGCGGGGCGAAAGAGCTGGCGGATGAATTCGGCCGCGCAGCGGGAATCGAGCATCCCGACAGATTGGTGCGGGCGTCATTCCTTCCGCCCATGTCGGTGAAGCCAGGGCGTGGTGCGCTCACATCCGCGGCAATGCTTTCAGGGACGGGATCTGCGACGACCGAAGCGGTGACGGTCATTGGTGCCAATCGGAAGAACCGCACGAGCTCGGCGCTATTGATAGCGATCCTCGCGGTGATCGGTATCGGCACCGTCATTGCGGGGTTGTCGCTGATGAATCACTAA